One genomic window of Salvia miltiorrhiza cultivar Shanhuang (shh) chromosome 4, IMPLAD_Smil_shh, whole genome shotgun sequence includes the following:
- the LOC131019529 gene encoding protein phosphatase 2C 37-like gives MAGIVETQTATPIEASSKSRSRMEIHRLNFDLTDSAMALPPLLRKRRRKVDAVVQNSDLDLNFCTKRLKAHECPRFGVTSVCGRRRDMEDAVAIRPSFCGKDTDAPGGLHFFGVFDGHGCSHVSRRCKERMHEIVRDEYENGGYSSWEDTMARSFTKMDDDVAEWSSGRASTSSASSCRCEMHTPQRDSVGSTAVVAVVSPEKIVVSNCGDSRAVLCRNGVAIPLSVDHKPDRPDELRRIEEAGGRVIYWDGPRVLGVLAMSRAIGDSYLKPYVIPEPEVTVTDRTAEDECLILASDGLWDVVSDQTACGVARMCLQSRKPAPQSPEGDEAGDSSYKACSDASILLTRLALARNSTDNVSVVVVDLRRRQ, from the exons ATGGCTGGTATAGTTGAGACGCAGACGGCTACCCCTATTGAGGCCAGTTCCAAATCCAGGAGCAGGATGGAAATTCATCGCCTTAATTTCGACCTCACCGATTCTGCCATGGCGCTCCCGCCGCTGCTCAGGAAGAGGCGGCGCAAGGTCGATGCGGTGGTTCAGAACTCCGATCTTGACCTGAATTTTTGTACGAAACGCTTGAAGGCTCACGAATGTCCGAGATTCGGCGTGACGTCTGTTTGCGGGAGGAGGAGGGATATGGAAGACGCGGTAGCGATTCGCCCTTCCTTTTGCGGTAAGGATACTGATGCTCCCGGCGGTTTGCACTTCTTCGGAGTGTTCGACGGCCATGGCTGCTCGCACGTGAGCAGGCGGTGCAAGGAGCGGATGCACGAGATCGTGAGGGACGAGTACGAGAATGGCGGCTATTCGTCGTGGGAGGATACGATGGCGCGGAGTTTCACGAAGATGGATGATGACGTGGCGGAGTGGTCGAGCGGCCGAGCCTCCACCTCCTCCGCCTCCAGCTGCCGCTGCGAGATGCACACTCCGCAGCGCGACTCGGTCGGCTCCACCGCAGTCGTGGCGGTGGTCTCCCCCGAGAAGATCGTCGTGTCCAATTGCGGTGATTCTCGCGCCGTTCTATGCCGGAACGGCGTCGCGATTCCTCTCTCCGTGGATCACAAG CCGGACAGACCGGATGAGCTCCGCCGTATAGAGGAAGCCGGCGGCCGCGTCATTTACTGGGACGGTCCGAGAGTTCTCGGCGTCTTAGCCATGTCCCGCGCCATAG GTGACAGTTATCTGAAACCGTACGTGATCCCGGAGCCGGAGGTGACGGTGACGGATCGGACGGCGGAGGACGAGTGCCTAATCCTGGCCAGCGATGGGCTGTGGGACGTGGTCTCCGACCAAACCGCTTGCGGCGTGGCGCGCATGTGCCTCCAGTCGCGGAAACCGGCTCCGCAATCTCCAGAAGGCGATGAGGCCGGAGATAGCTCGTATAAGGCTTGCTCCGACGCCTCCATTTTATTGACGAGGCTGGCTTTGGCGCGGAACTCAACGGATAATGTTAGTGTTGTGGTGGTGGATTTGAGGAGGAGACAATga
- the LOC131019530 gene encoding uncharacterized protein LOC131019530 isoform X1 → MIECIPLLSFLCETGSSEACCTCGNKNDKTHRSWTVKEKETLISALKELVAQGWKSDNGFRGGYLNKLEDAMKGAFSGTDLKGVPHINSKICTWKKNYNNLLLILKFSGTGFNVHGDHMVDVTNEQLEQITKRDSNAKNMRYKSWSMLETRKEVFGKDRATSDNVEDLMDVVTNMYHCDTTRQNIPDGDYHVNLEDVMENEVIEESASQCKRSEATTTNAKKKRKQRDELENVYGLLGEISRNAIERMKELTTHVGYEFDIGQARKTVFEHVSLIPGLTLEEIFDVTELLAYKVERLEIFMGLSPEARIAYAMRLLQGKNK, encoded by the exons ATGATTGAATGTATCCCTCTATTGTCGTTTCTTTGTGAAACAGGGAGCAGCGAGGCATGCTGTACCTGTGGGAACAAAAACGATAAGACTCACCGGAGTTGGACCGTCAAAGAGAAGGAGACCCTCATTAGCGCGTTGAAGGAATTGGTTGCTCAAGGCTGGAAGTCTGATAATGGCTTCAGAGGGGGTTATTTGAATAAGCTAGAGGATGCGATGAAGGGTGCATTCTCGGGAACGGACTTGAAAGGCGTTCCACACATCAATTCAAAGATATGCACCTGGAAGAAAAACTACAACAACCTTTTGTTAATCCTAAAATTCAGCGGGACTGGGTTCAACGTGCATGGGGACCACATGGTTGATGTTACTAACGAACAGTTGGAGCAAATCACGAAG CGTGACTCGAATGCAAAGAATATGAGGTACAAGTCATGGTCTATGCTTGAGACACGGAAGGAGGTGTTCGGCAAAGACCGTGCAACAAGTGATAACGTCGAGGATCTGATGGACGTTGTTACCAATATGTATCACTGCGACACAACGCGTCAGAACATTCCTGATGGGGATTACCACGTTAACCTTGAAGACGTGATGGAAAACGAGGTTATCGAGGAGAGTGCTAGTCAATGCAAAAGGAGTGAAGCAACTACAACCAATGCCAAGAAGAAGCGTAAGCAAAGGGATGAGTTAGAGAACGTGTATGGGCTCTTAGGGGAGATCAGCAGGAACGCTATTGAAAGGATGAAGGAATTGACCACTCATGTTGGGTACGAATTTGATATAGGGCAGGCAAGGAAGACGGTTTTTGAGCATGTCAGTCTCATCCCGGGACTAACTCTAGAAGAAATATTTGACGTGACCGAGCTCCTTGCTTACAAGGTGGAGCGATTGGAGATTTTCATGGGTCTGTCTCCCGAAGCTCGCATAGCATATGCGATGCGCCTCTTGCAAGGGAAGAATAAGTGA
- the LOC131019530 gene encoding uncharacterized protein LOC131019530 isoform X2, which translates to MKGAFSGTDLKGVPHINSKICTWKKNYNNLLLILKFSGTGFNVHGDHMVDVTNEQLEQITKRDSNAKNMRYKSWSMLETRKEVFGKDRATSDNVEDLMDVVTNMYHCDTTRQNIPDGDYHVNLEDVMENEVIEESASQCKRSEATTTNAKKKRKQRDELENVYGLLGEISRNAIERMKELTTHVGYEFDIGQARKTVFEHVSLIPGLTLEEIFDVTELLAYKVERLEIFMGLSPEARIAYAMRLLQGKNK; encoded by the exons ATGAAGGGTGCATTCTCGGGAACGGACTTGAAAGGCGTTCCACACATCAATTCAAAGATATGCACCTGGAAGAAAAACTACAACAACCTTTTGTTAATCCTAAAATTCAGCGGGACTGGGTTCAACGTGCATGGGGACCACATGGTTGATGTTACTAACGAACAGTTGGAGCAAATCACGAAG CGTGACTCGAATGCAAAGAATATGAGGTACAAGTCATGGTCTATGCTTGAGACACGGAAGGAGGTGTTCGGCAAAGACCGTGCAACAAGTGATAACGTCGAGGATCTGATGGACGTTGTTACCAATATGTATCACTGCGACACAACGCGTCAGAACATTCCTGATGGGGATTACCACGTTAACCTTGAAGACGTGATGGAAAACGAGGTTATCGAGGAGAGTGCTAGTCAATGCAAAAGGAGTGAAGCAACTACAACCAATGCCAAGAAGAAGCGTAAGCAAAGGGATGAGTTAGAGAACGTGTATGGGCTCTTAGGGGAGATCAGCAGGAACGCTATTGAAAGGATGAAGGAATTGACCACTCATGTTGGGTACGAATTTGATATAGGGCAGGCAAGGAAGACGGTTTTTGAGCATGTCAGTCTCATCCCGGGACTAACTCTAGAAGAAATATTTGACGTGACCGAGCTCCTTGCTTACAAGGTGGAGCGATTGGAGATTTTCATGGGTCTGTCTCCCGAAGCTCGCATAGCATATGCGATGCGCCTCTTGCAAGGGAAGAATAAGTGA